From Hippea alviniae EP5-r, the proteins below share one genomic window:
- a CDS encoding ABC transporter substrate-binding protein, with amino-acid sequence MIKKVLFFVVFVVLFAEVSFSAGLRIVSLSPVVTQEIFMLKAQKYLVGCSKYGIVPEGFKIERVGTVTDADVERILKLKANIVFASSLLNPSDIKVLKRLGLKVIVFSQPGSFKQICDDFIKVGKIVGKKDVAEKIVSEAMKKVNCIKDRLKNIRRLKVFVQIGANPLFTATGSSFINDFIRFAGGINIAENSKSGLYSPAKVLKENPDAIIISQMGFNGIKQAERWKQFKFLSAVKHNRILILNDYSLCSPTPVSFAKTLFKIAKFLHPEVSLEACH; translated from the coding sequence ATGATAAAAAAGGTTCTCTTTTTTGTTGTTTTTGTTGTTCTTTTTGCTGAAGTTTCTTTTTCGGCAGGTTTGCGTATAGTTTCTCTTTCTCCTGTTGTAACACAGGAGATTTTTATGCTTAAAGCTCAAAAGTATCTTGTTGGCTGTAGCAAATACGGTATAGTGCCAGAAGGTTTTAAAATTGAAAGGGTAGGGACGGTTACGGATGCCGATGTCGAACGGATTTTGAAGTTAAAAGCTAATATTGTTTTTGCAAGTTCGCTTTTGAATCCTTCGGATATTAAGGTTTTAAAAAGGCTTGGCTTGAAAGTTATTGTTTTTAGCCAGCCTGGGAGTTTCAAACAGATATGCGACGATTTTATTAAAGTGGGTAAGATTGTGGGCAAAAAGGATGTGGCTGAAAAGATAGTCTCAGAAGCGATGAAAAAAGTTAATTGTATAAAGGATAGGCTTAAAAATATTCGAAGATTAAAGGTTTTTGTTCAGATAGGAGCAAATCCGTTGTTTACAGCTACGGGTTCTTCGTTTATCAACGATTTTATAAGATTTGCGGGTGGAATTAACATAGCAGAGAATTCAAAAAGCGGCCTATATTCGCCTGCGAAAGTTCTAAAAGAAAATCCCGATGCGATAATAATATCGCAAATGGGTTTTAACGGCATAAAACAGGCTGAGAGATGGAAGCAGTTTAAGTTTTTGAGTGCCGTTAAGCATAATAGGATTTTGATTTTAAACGATTACAGCTTATGCAGTCCGACTCCCGTATCATTTGCCAAAACGCTCTTTAAAATTGCAAAATTCCTTCATCCAGAGGTGAGCCTTGAAGCCTGCCATTAA
- a CDS encoding FecCD family ABC transporter permease, whose amino-acid sequence MKPAIKLILFVLFVFVSVFLSLSSGDSGISLFSFVHALSDNGVDRVILLDLRIPRVLLGFFVGGALGVSGVMLQALFRNPLTEPYTLGVSGGAAFGAALAIVFGLGRFMAFGGFVGSLAVVFFIYLLSVKNRVVDISKMLLIGVMVSFVSSSLVLFLMAISNPAKLHRIVFWMMGSLQWPNSFAVVLNVISAVFVLIVGIFLSWNLNAISVSEEDAVYLGVNVEFTKKAVFFVSSLAVGIAVAFAGIIGFVGLVVPHFFRLTFSRDHKFLIPLSFFGGGSFLILSDALARSLIAPIELPVGVITGIVGGVVFIWVLAKSRWMFNA is encoded by the coding sequence TTGAAGCCTGCCATTAAACTGATTCTGTTTGTTCTGTTTGTCTTTGTTTCTGTCTTTCTATCTTTATCATCAGGCGATAGCGGTATCTCTCTTTTTAGCTTTGTTCATGCTTTGAGTGATAATGGCGTTGATAGGGTTATACTGCTTGATTTAAGGATTCCACGCGTGTTGCTTGGTTTTTTCGTTGGTGGTGCTTTGGGCGTTTCTGGTGTGATGCTTCAGGCGTTGTTTAGAAATCCACTTACAGAGCCTTATACACTCGGTGTTTCTGGTGGTGCTGCGTTTGGTGCTGCTTTGGCTATAGTTTTCGGGTTGGGTAGGTTTATGGCTTTTGGCGGTTTTGTTGGCTCTTTGGCTGTTGTGTTTTTTATTTACCTTTTGAGCGTAAAAAATAGGGTTGTTGATATTTCAAAGATGCTGCTTATCGGTGTTATGGTAAGTTTTGTCTCTTCTTCTTTGGTTTTGTTTCTGATGGCTATCTCCAATCCTGCCAAGCTTCATCGTATAGTTTTCTGGATGATGGGCTCTCTTCAGTGGCCAAATAGCTTTGCAGTTGTTCTGAATGTGATATCTGCCGTATTTGTTCTAATCGTGGGTATCTTTTTAAGCTGGAATCTGAATGCGATATCTGTATCCGAAGAAGATGCCGTTTATCTTGGTGTTAATGTTGAATTTACGAAGAAAGCAGTGTTCTTTGTTAGCTCTTTGGCTGTTGGTATAGCCGTTGCATTTGCCGGAATTATAGGTTTTGTCGGTCTTGTTGTGCCACACTTCTTTAGATTAACTTTTAGCAGAGACCATAAGTTTCTCATTCCTTTGTCGTTTTTTGGCGGTGGCAGCTTTCTTATTCTTTCGGATGCTTTGGCAAGGAGTCTGATTGCTCCAATTGAGCTTCCTGTTGGTGTTATAACGGGTATTGTCGGTGGTGTGGTGTTTATCTGGGTTCTGGCAAAAAGCAGGTGGATGTTTAATGCTTAG
- a CDS encoding ABC transporter ATP-binding protein: MLRVEHVSFSYNSKLILNDIDFEVEKGEFFAIAGPNGAGKSTLIKIIGRLLKPNKGNLYLNGKNFRFYRPKELARKISVVSQNPSYAFVRVEEFVLLGRIPYFSAFQFFEKREDREAIEEALLMCNVEHLKKRYMNELSGGERQLVFLAKAISTKPELLVMDEPLSGLDISRQDVILSLLEKMRREFSLTIIAVLHDLNVASEFADRILLMKDGSIFKMGKPSAIIKESIVKELYNASEKVKVFNNPFSGNPFVCITR, translated from the coding sequence ATGCTTAGAGTTGAACATGTCTCGTTTAGTTATAATTCAAAGCTAATTTTAAATGATATAGATTTTGAAGTTGAAAAAGGCGAGTTTTTTGCCATTGCAGGCCCGAATGGAGCAGGAAAATCGACATTAATAAAGATAATAGGAAGACTGCTTAAACCAAATAAAGGGAATTTGTATCTGAACGGTAAAAATTTTAGGTTTTATAGGCCTAAAGAGCTTGCCCGTAAGATATCCGTTGTAAGTCAAAACCCTTCTTATGCTTTTGTTAGGGTTGAAGAGTTTGTTTTGCTTGGAAGGATACCTTACTTCTCTGCTTTTCAGTTTTTTGAAAAGAGAGAAGATAGAGAAGCTATAGAAGAAGCGCTTTTAATGTGCAATGTTGAGCATTTAAAAAAGCGTTATATGAATGAGCTAAGCGGTGGAGAAAGGCAACTTGTGTTTTTAGCCAAAGCTATCTCAACAAAACCAGAGCTTCTGGTTATGGACGAACCGTTGAGCGGACTTGATATAAGCAGGCAGGATGTGATTTTGTCTCTGCTTGAGAAGATGAGAAGAGAGTTTAGCCTTACTATTATTGCCGTTTTGCATGATTTGAATGTGGCAAGTGAGTTTGCTGATAGAATTTTGCTTATGAAAGATGGAAGTATATTCAAGATGGGTAAGCCTTCGGCCATTATAAAAGAAAGTATTGTTAAAGAACTGTATAACGCTTCAGAAAAGGTGAAAGTGTTTAATAATCCGTTTTCCGGCAATCCCTTTGTTTGTATAACAAGATAG
- a CDS encoding energy transducer TonB, whose protein sequence is MVAAVLINSAATAFIFLPLNIHLKSNRTSKTYSVFIKNITDNQQKPKLNPGKNHKTTKTQIKLQKPKAKKIQTKKKKVYRSTKKKRKTIKIAKTLTAKSKKTISTQSNEKSIGIQNQSHTSTKTTIRNTPVKISKNSYPNIFDWIASHKFYPLSAIYNEEEGKITISFKINRNGKIENIRIIKGSFKDLNEAAIKILKDSSPIPKEILTQSGIKVPTKANINLVFKLE, encoded by the coding sequence ATGGTGGCTGCTGTCTTAATCAACTCAGCAGCCACCGCTTTCATCTTTTTACCGCTCAATATTCACTTAAAATCAAACAGAACAAGTAAAACATACTCCGTTTTCATAAAAAATATCACGGACAATCAACAAAAACCAAAACTAAATCCAGGTAAAAATCATAAAACAACAAAAACACAGATAAAACTACAAAAACCTAAAGCAAAAAAGATTCAAACCAAGAAAAAAAAGGTATATCGCTCAACAAAAAAGAAAAGAAAAACTATAAAAATAGCAAAAACATTGACAGCCAAAAGCAAAAAGACAATCTCAACACAATCAAATGAAAAATCAATTGGCATACAAAATCAATCCCATACTTCAACAAAAACAACTATAAGGAACACTCCTGTAAAAATTTCAAAAAATTCATACCCAAATATATTTGATTGGATAGCATCCCATAAATTCTATCCCTTAAGTGCCATATACAACGAAGAAGAAGGCAAAATAACGATAAGCTTTAAAATAAACAGAAACGGCAAAATAGAAAACATAAGAATCATTAAAGGTTCGTTTAAAGACTTAAACGAAGCGGCAATAAAAATCCTAAAGGACTCATCACCCATACCGAAAGAGATACTCACTCAATCCGGTATAAAAGTTCCAACCAAAGCAAACATAAATCTTGTCTTCAAGCTTGAATGA
- a CDS encoding TonB-dependent receptor plug domain-containing protein has translation MKFKRIISLSCTLALLGFSAYAGTINSDTIVVTATRTEAKALTTPSKVNVITSKKLKEEGITFVKDSLKFIPGITVYSNGAFGGSTSVNIMGLPTYYTKTLIDGIDVSDPSQPQPYFDYANLMSDDIQRIEIVQGAQSGLYGSNAIGGVINVITKKGKGKPYFKLSQELGSFHTYQENIESGGQYKKLSFYINISRFDTGGISKMDKYNPTKHSYSKGDEKDSYHKTAFSTRLEYDFDPTLKIGTILKWNKTRNYLDNGWRKVSLFSFVPDDSVPSNNTPQAKSLRSEDSFFLSKVYINKKFLNNLTLKANCFYTQTLRYNKSAPGWYDYKGKRWGSNITATYKINKTTITAGLSQQMEKYEDNSPFKKLRYNYAGFLELNQKIHNLTLQGVAREDKYKTFGNHFTYKLGASFLITQTNTILKANYATGFRAPSIWELYAPPIPTWWFMGGNKNLKPEKAKIWNFGFIQNIWRERLTFNALYFKNIIRNRIEYYTDPKTWQSTYKNVNGKTVSHGVELGLKAKPFDFLETGLNYTYTKSKNPDTGKQTARIPLRVYTGYITVKALNNKLTATVDGRFIGKRYDYSYNKQTKTYYYYEQTGKYAVFDFTALYKPTKRLELSLTVKNIFNRFYEEVYGYSTLPRSAFATISYTF, from the coding sequence ATGAAATTCAAAAGAATTATATCTCTTAGCTGCACATTAGCATTGCTCGGTTTTTCAGCTTATGCTGGAACAATCAATTCAGATACTATAGTTGTAACTGCAACAAGAACAGAGGCAAAGGCCTTAACAACACCTTCAAAAGTAAATGTTATAACGAGTAAAAAACTAAAAGAAGAAGGGATAACCTTCGTTAAAGATTCTCTTAAATTTATTCCCGGTATAACAGTTTACTCCAACGGAGCCTTTGGTGGCTCAACAAGTGTCAACATAATGGGACTACCTACATATTATACAAAAACCCTTATAGACGGAATAGATGTATCTGACCCATCACAACCCCAACCCTATTTTGATTATGCCAATTTAATGTCAGACGATATTCAAAGAATAGAGATAGTTCAAGGAGCTCAAAGTGGTTTGTATGGTTCAAATGCTATTGGTGGTGTAATTAATGTAATAACGAAAAAAGGCAAAGGGAAACCTTATTTCAAACTATCTCAGGAATTGGGCTCTTTTCATACATATCAAGAAAATATAGAAAGCGGCGGTCAATACAAAAAACTAAGTTTTTATATAAACATTTCAAGATTCGACACTGGCGGTATATCTAAGATGGACAAATACAATCCAACAAAACATTCATACTCAAAAGGAGACGAAAAAGACAGTTACCATAAAACTGCTTTTTCCACGAGATTAGAATATGATTTTGACCCAACCCTAAAAATAGGAACTATTTTAAAATGGAACAAAACGAGAAATTATTTAGATAACGGATGGCGCAAAGTATCACTATTTTCCTTTGTCCCTGATGACTCTGTGCCTTCGAATAACACCCCACAAGCAAAAAGTTTAAGAAGTGAGGATAGTTTCTTCCTGTCAAAAGTTTACATAAATAAAAAATTTTTAAACAATTTAACTCTCAAAGCCAACTGCTTTTATACTCAAACCCTAAGATACAATAAGTCGGCACCAGGGTGGTACGACTATAAAGGCAAAAGATGGGGCTCCAACATAACAGCAACTTACAAAATAAATAAAACAACTATAACAGCAGGTTTAAGCCAGCAAATGGAAAAATATGAAGATAACTCTCCTTTTAAAAAGTTAAGGTATAATTATGCTGGTTTTTTAGAACTAAATCAGAAAATACACAACTTAACCCTGCAAGGTGTAGCAAGAGAAGATAAATACAAAACATTTGGAAATCATTTTACATATAAATTAGGCGCATCTTTTTTAATCACTCAAACAAACACTATACTAAAAGCAAACTACGCAACAGGCTTCAGAGCTCCAAGCATATGGGAATTATATGCTCCACCCATTCCAACATGGTGGTTCATGGGCGGAAACAAAAATCTAAAACCAGAAAAAGCAAAAATATGGAATTTTGGCTTCATTCAAAATATCTGGAGAGAAAGATTGACATTTAATGCTCTATACTTTAAAAACATAATAAGAAACAGGATAGAATACTATACAGACCCAAAAACATGGCAATCTACATACAAAAATGTCAATGGAAAAACCGTATCTCATGGTGTCGAATTAGGCCTAAAAGCAAAACCATTTGACTTCTTAGAAACAGGCTTAAACTACACATACACAAAAAGCAAAAATCCAGACACAGGCAAGCAAACAGCAAGAATTCCATTAAGAGTATATACAGGATACATAACCGTAAAAGCTTTAAACAACAAACTCACAGCAACAGTTGACGGAAGATTTATAGGAAAAAGATACGACTACAGCTACAACAAACAAACTAAAACATATTACTATTACGAACAAACAGGCAAATATGCCGTTTTTGACTTTACAGCACTCTACAAACCTACTAAAAGATTAGAGCTGTCTTTGACAGTCAAAAACATCTTTAACAGGTTCTATGAAGAAGTTTACGGATACTCGACACTACCAAGAAGCGCGTTTGCAACAATCTCCTATACATTCTAA
- a CDS encoding anaerobic ribonucleoside-triphosphate reductase activating protein, with product MFGGLQRFSLIDYPKEIAAVVFTIGCNFRCPYCHNPELVNNTAERIEDKYILDFLEKRVGKLTAVSITGGEPTIHGERLIKFIEQVKDKGFKVKLDTNGSNPKLLNKLISLNLIDYIAMDIKAPFEKYEKVAGVKCNTDKISESINIILNFKNHEFRTTVVEELLNENDIEEILNLIKGAKLYVIQNFKPSKTLNPDFINRKGFPERKLLKLKETAKGHVKKCIIR from the coding sequence ATGTTCGGCGGACTTCAGCGATTCTCTCTTATAGATTACCCAAAGGAGATTGCTGCTGTTGTGTTTACAATAGGTTGTAATTTTAGATGTCCATATTGCCACAATCCTGAGCTTGTCAACAATACAGCAGAAAGAATTGAAGATAAATATATTCTGGATTTCTTGGAAAAAAGAGTTGGCAAGCTAACGGCAGTCTCAATAACAGGTGGTGAGCCTACGATACACGGCGAGAGATTGATCAAGTTTATTGAACAGGTTAAAGATAAGGGATTTAAGGTTAAGTTAGACACAAACGGTTCGAACCCGAAGCTACTAAATAAACTCATCAGTTTAAATCTCATCGATTATATAGCAATGGACATAAAGGCACCCTTTGAAAAATACGAAAAGGTTGCAGGTGTAAAATGCAATACAGACAAGATAAGTGAATCGATAAATATAATTTTGAATTTTAAAAACCATGAATTCAGAACAACTGTTGTCGAAGAATTGCTAAACGAAAACGACATAGAAGAGATTCTAAACCTAATCAAAGGCGCAAAGTTGTATGTAATTCAGAACTTCAAGCCATCAAAAACATTAAACCCTGATTTTATTAACAGAAAGGGTTTTCCAGAAAGAAAACTATTAAAATTAAAAGAAACAGCAAAAGGACATGTAAAAAAATGTATTATCAGATAA
- a CDS encoding NRDE family protein has product MCVYAFYLNKKRDIFVMMGNRDEEFKRKSIGLHFANENTLMGIDLKEKGSWLGLTKNGKIAFITNHRNPKIFKENAPSRGHIVKKFLTENINEKEFISFLKDTKSIFNGYNLVFGNLTDKRLFYYSNIKDELVEIEDGIHCLSNAFLNSSWPKGEKLKTFLKNAIEKEIDEETILSFLEETDSDNLSSLFLNINGLYGTHFSYFIKNRNREIFILEKNHLEETKSRYIFRLTSS; this is encoded by the coding sequence ATGTGTGTCTATGCATTTTATCTAAATAAAAAAAGAGATATCTTTGTAATGATGGGCAACAGAGACGAAGAGTTCAAAAGAAAATCGATAGGTTTACACTTCGCTAATGAAAATACGCTTATGGGCATAGATTTAAAAGAGAAGGGAAGTTGGCTTGGTTTGACAAAAAACGGAAAAATCGCCTTCATAACAAACCACAGAAACCCTAAAATCTTCAAAGAAAACGCACCATCAAGAGGACACATCGTCAAAAAATTCCTAACCGAAAACATAAACGAAAAAGAGTTTATCTCATTTTTAAAAGACACAAAATCAATCTTCAACGGATACAATCTCGTTTTCGGAAACCTAACCGACAAACGGCTGTTTTATTACTCAAACATTAAAGATGAGCTTGTTGAGATAGAAGACGGAATCCACTGCCTATCCAATGCCTTTTTAAACTCTTCCTGGCCTAAAGGCGAAAAACTTAAAACATTTCTAAAAAATGCAATCGAGAAAGAGATAGACGAAGAGACGATATTATCGTTTCTTGAAGAAACCGATTCAGACAATCTCTCTTCTCTATTTTTAAACATCAACGGCTTATATGGAACGCACTTTTCATATTTTATAAAAAACAGAAACAGAGAGATATTTATACTTGAGAAAAACCATTTAGAAGAGACAAAGAGCAGGTATATCTTTCGCTTGACATCTTCTTAG
- a CDS encoding ATP-binding protein: MKLETYYNPKAISLIRNFVSEAANFYGANSKERYALELASEEAANHIISNYPKFFKDTFEIFIETEPESKIFRIIMINKGIPVNKNGIPEYKPENLKSSPDGLQFYLIKKLADNFKLINCGKEGWKTIIEKRLENFKDPLKSSFKETTVEEIPALDNVNFRLAEAEDSYEITKLAYLTYKYSYGRSMFYYPEVLKESIENREVISLVAETQDKQIIAHTAYVKSRNGEGIYESVALMARPEVRRTRIVAKLLKFQYEYSMKNSDRIKVAEAELVTGHTSSQKIASIYGFLPFALFVSYYDQNEFIGINIPKNRQRETILYALRPSKEPIKSTIFSPKEHEQFLKEIYSGDMFDVSVKTEATNDLEEKTLYSTIKRRDMSLGTIIIKTMGKDWFDIIKSVSKEIKFDGFKTIFVRILADKPLPENLEEYMNSLGFFLSGTILGPIDKWSLLYIQPINQKIDWDEIKLYDKRAVKLKEYVKENQLKVYNLI; the protein is encoded by the coding sequence ATGAAACTTGAAACCTATTACAACCCAAAAGCCATCTCCTTGATACGCAATTTCGTATCTGAAGCGGCAAACTTTTACGGAGCAAACAGCAAAGAGAGATATGCACTTGAGCTTGCATCGGAAGAAGCGGCAAACCACATAATCTCAAACTATCCTAAATTCTTCAAAGATACCTTTGAGATATTCATAGAAACCGAGCCAGAAAGTAAAATATTCAGAATAATCATGATAAACAAAGGCATTCCCGTAAACAAAAACGGCATACCAGAGTATAAACCTGAAAATCTAAAGAGCTCGCCTGATGGTCTGCAGTTTTATCTCATAAAAAAACTCGCCGACAATTTTAAACTCATAAACTGCGGCAAAGAAGGTTGGAAAACTATCATAGAAAAAAGGCTTGAAAATTTCAAAGACCCGTTGAAATCTTCTTTTAAAGAGACAACAGTCGAAGAAATACCCGCCCTGGATAATGTAAACTTTAGGCTTGCAGAAGCCGAAGACTCATACGAGATAACAAAATTAGCATATCTTACATACAAATACTCATATGGAAGGAGTATGTTTTACTATCCGGAAGTTTTAAAAGAAAGTATTGAAAACAGAGAAGTTATCTCGCTTGTTGCAGAGACGCAGGATAAACAAATCATAGCTCACACTGCCTATGTAAAATCAAGAAACGGCGAAGGGATTTACGAATCTGTCGCTTTAATGGCAAGACCCGAAGTAAGAAGAACACGCATTGTCGCAAAACTGCTCAAGTTTCAATACGAATACTCCATGAAAAATTCAGACAGAATCAAAGTCGCAGAAGCAGAGCTCGTAACCGGACACACATCTTCGCAAAAGATAGCAAGCATATACGGATTTTTGCCGTTTGCCCTATTTGTTTCCTATTACGACCAGAACGAGTTTATAGGCATAAACATACCAAAAAACAGACAGAGAGAGACAATACTTTACGCTTTAAGACCATCAAAAGAACCAATCAAATCAACCATTTTTTCACCAAAAGAGCACGAACAATTCCTAAAAGAGATATACTCAGGCGACATGTTTGATGTAAGTGTAAAAACCGAAGCAACCAACGATTTAGAAGAAAAAACGCTTTACTCAACAATAAAGAGACGGGATATGTCACTTGGCACAATCATTATAAAAACAATGGGCAAAGACTGGTTTGACATCATAAAAAGCGTATCCAAAGAGATAAAATTTGACGGTTTTAAGACTATTTTTGTCAGGATTTTAGCCGACAAACCACTGCCAGAAAACTTAGAAGAATATATGAACTCCTTAGGGTTTTTCTTAAGCGGCACAATATTAGGCCCAATTGACAAGTGGTCTTTGCTCTATATTCAGCCAATAAATCAGAAGATAGATTGGGATGAGATAAAGCTTTACGACAAAAGGGCAGTAAAATTAAAAGAGTATGTAAAAGAGAACCAGCTTAAGGTTTATAATCTAATTTAG